A window of the Pseudomonadota bacterium genome harbors these coding sequences:
- a CDS encoding solute:sodium symporter family transporter has protein sequence MNLVSAITFLAFTALVAFASWWLTRDEKLDTTEGYFLGGRHLGWFLVGGSLFLSNISAIAIIGETESAYLINMSIMMFGFASIFAMVLVAEFMLPIYLRFGVTTTPEFLGLRFGPDLRRWIATLLIISYVINLMPPVLYTGAVVFNGMFNVDGLLGISEWAAIWVLVWAIGLVGSAYAIFGGLKAVAASDALNGVGLVFGGLLVPYFGLTFIGDGSLAAGWERIITERPDHLNSLGKATDPVPWPTLFTGMILVNLNYWGAEQYILQRTLGSRNLASGQKGMMFGALLKFIAPAITVFPGVIAVVALPAISNSAEAYPQLVAQVMPPYLIGFIAAIMFGASLTTFNSGLNSTSTIAVLNVYKPYAENRGKEVSEQRLIHLGKGTQVVLAMIAMTIAPFIALASDGFYEYFQRVAGFFSIPIFTIVFVGLVTKRVPALGAKVALVFYLVCYGYTQLVNNFGLHFLHIAAILFVLSSSIMLLFGRFAPMDEAFERPTTPAVDLTPWRQRWPAYALSIIAMLAVIFWLSPFGVAEWGTAK, from the coding sequence ATGAACCTGGTCTCTGCCATCACCTTCCTGGCGTTTACGGCGCTGGTCGCCTTCGCCTCCTGGTGGCTCACGCGCGATGAGAAGCTCGATACCACCGAGGGCTATTTCCTCGGCGGTCGGCACCTGGGCTGGTTCCTCGTCGGCGGCTCCCTGTTCCTCTCCAACATCTCGGCCATCGCCATCATCGGCGAGACCGAGAGCGCCTACCTGATCAACATGTCCATCATGATGTTCGGGTTTGCGTCGATCTTCGCCATGGTGCTGGTGGCGGAGTTCATGCTGCCGATCTACCTGCGCTTCGGCGTGACTACAACGCCCGAGTTCCTCGGCCTGCGTTTCGGGCCCGACCTTCGCCGCTGGATCGCCACCCTGCTGATCATCTCCTACGTGATCAACCTGATGCCGCCCGTGCTCTACACCGGCGCCGTCGTCTTCAACGGCATGTTCAACGTGGATGGCTTGCTCGGCATCTCCGAGTGGGCTGCGATCTGGGTGTTGGTGTGGGCCATCGGACTGGTGGGCAGCGCCTACGCGATCTTCGGCGGCTTGAAGGCCGTTGCCGCGTCCGACGCACTGAACGGCGTGGGGCTCGTGTTCGGGGGGCTGCTGGTGCCGTACTTCGGCCTCACCTTCATCGGCGATGGCAGCCTGGCGGCGGGCTGGGAACGCATCATCACCGAGCGACCCGACCACCTGAACTCCCTCGGCAAGGCGACCGATCCGGTGCCCTGGCCCACCCTGTTCACGGGCATGATCCTGGTCAACCTCAACTACTGGGGCGCGGAGCAGTACATCCTCCAGCGCACCCTCGGGTCGCGTAACCTCGCGTCCGGGCAGAAGGGCATGATGTTCGGCGCGCTGCTCAAGTTCATCGCGCCGGCCATCACCGTATTCCCCGGGGTGATCGCGGTGGTGGCCTTGCCCGCGATCAGCAACTCCGCGGAGGCCTACCCGCAGCTCGTGGCACAGGTGATGCCGCCATACCTGATCGGTTTCATCGCTGCCATCATGTTCGGTGCGTCGCTCACCACCTTCAACTCGGGCCTCAACAGCACGAGTACGATCGCCGTGCTCAACGTGTACAAGCCCTATGCGGAGAATCGCGGCAAGGAGGTGTCGGAGCAGCGCCTGATTCACCTCGGCAAGGGTACGCAGGTGGTGCTGGCCATGATTGCGATGACCATCGCGCCCTTCATTGCGCTCGCCAGCGACGGCTTCTACGAGTACTTCCAGCGCGTCGCAGGCTTCTTCAGCATCCCCATCTTCACGATCGTCTTCGTAGGGCTCGTGACCAAGCGAGTGCCGGCCCTGGGTGCCAAAGTGGCGCTCGTGTTCTACCTCGTGTGCTACGGCTACACGCAGCTGGTGAACAACTTCGGCCTGCATTTCCTGCACATCGCCGCCATCCTCTTCGTCCTGTCGAGCAGCATCATGTTGCTCTTCGGCCGCTTCGCCCCGATGGATGAGGCCTTCGAGCGCCCGACGACGCCCGCCGTGGACCTGACCCCCTGGCGCCAGCGTTGGCCTGCGTACGCGCTCAGTATCATCGCCATGCTCGCGGTGATCTTCTGGCTGTCGCCCTTCGGGGTGGCCGAATGGGGCACAGCGAAGTGA
- a CDS encoding TonB-dependent receptor, with protein MSKLNAWLTGGVSAAVALWGSGAAAQIEEVVATGIRGSLERAVDVKENAGSIVDAISAEDIADFPDTNVAESLARITGVAITRTRGGEGQFVTVRGLGEEFNAVTYNGRLLATENNGREFSFDVIASELISGAEVYKSSEARLGDGSLGGRVNIRSAKPLSRPGFHATGSVSGQYEGLDESTGLRATGVVSNTWADDTFGVIASISYQQRDARTDIAESTFLIPDVLVDANGLVNGGLDPDGDGFNDDTGAAITNRDARFNGFAPSVALTDRRRIGGTVAFQWTPSDQTEVVVDALYTNFESPGQLFGYSYFPSAFDGSFTGTNAVVNEFNQVVAHEIQAFALDLVSRETEGEAETIAVGANIEHYFNDRWSINLDAAYSNAEGNRDNFGSASGSGTFFVLGYPNNAQFTFDANGRLTPNATFTAQNLPTDTTNTSIENLTADDIRLHFARRDTVEVEDEIISLRADSKLEFGDADVLRFGVDFVGREKSNTAFNNLANQCRLCGYATPVAQNSPQLVPTLLQTFDDSFLSTADGNFPRVFPFFTTGDLEQAYADSGNADALIATFDPSASSVVEENVWGTYFQFDFDGELGRIPFMANFGTRFAYTSLTSTGSAGSLGSIVSSTLVRDPNGMTTSNQEFEFAAGGDVSIDNDYFDVLPSFNINFDVTDNYKLRLAASRSLSRPTLTDLSTFFSVTSFNPGGEQVQSANPELEAIRANNFDLSIERYGDGGTYFAVAAFYKDISDFVTNRVVEQTITVPQVIRENDGSITDNGIQDINFLVFAPQNGDSAEVYGLELAAQYLSNAGFGVSGNVTFADSTATTDGVSSQLENISDVSANGAVFYENYGFQARLSVNYRSDYLIGQTVEGGLNEFADDFTQVDLSMSYQFNDTLTVFLEGINIFNEEVIRISEFANSGFLESFEENGARWVLGVRGGF; from the coding sequence ATGAGCAAGCTCAATGCATGGCTGACCGGCGGTGTAAGCGCAGCCGTAGCGCTGTGGGGTAGTGGCGCTGCAGCACAGATCGAGGAAGTGGTGGCCACGGGTATCCGCGGGTCATTGGAACGCGCCGTCGATGTGAAGGAGAACGCAGGCAGCATCGTCGATGCGATCTCCGCCGAAGACATCGCGGACTTCCCCGATACCAACGTAGCGGAATCATTAGCGCGCATCACCGGTGTGGCAATCACCCGAACCCGCGGCGGTGAGGGCCAGTTCGTCACCGTGCGTGGCTTGGGCGAAGAGTTCAACGCGGTCACCTACAACGGCCGCTTGCTGGCGACCGAGAACAACGGTCGTGAGTTCTCCTTCGACGTGATCGCCTCGGAGCTGATCTCCGGCGCCGAAGTCTACAAGAGCTCCGAAGCCCGCCTCGGCGACGGCAGCCTCGGCGGCCGGGTCAACATCCGCTCCGCCAAGCCTCTCTCGCGCCCGGGCTTCCATGCTACGGGATCGGTCAGTGGCCAGTACGAAGGCCTCGACGAGTCCACGGGCCTGCGCGCCACGGGCGTCGTGTCCAACACCTGGGCCGACGATACCTTCGGCGTGATCGCGTCGATTTCCTACCAGCAGCGCGACGCGCGCACGGACATCGCCGAGAGCACGTTCCTGATCCCGGACGTGTTGGTCGACGCTAACGGCCTGGTCAACGGCGGCCTCGACCCCGATGGCGACGGCTTCAACGACGACACGGGCGCCGCCATCACCAACCGAGATGCGCGCTTCAACGGTTTCGCGCCCTCCGTGGCCTTGACCGATCGTCGCCGCATCGGCGGTACCGTGGCCTTCCAGTGGACGCCGTCGGACCAGACGGAAGTCGTGGTCGACGCCCTCTACACCAACTTCGAGAGCCCCGGTCAGCTGTTCGGCTACTCCTACTTCCCGAGCGCCTTCGACGGCTCCTTCACCGGCACCAACGCGGTGGTGAACGAGTTCAACCAGGTGGTGGCGCACGAGATCCAGGCCTTCGCCCTCGACCTGGTGTCTCGTGAGACCGAAGGTGAGGCCGAGACCATCGCGGTGGGCGCGAACATCGAGCACTACTTCAACGATCGTTGGAGCATCAACCTCGATGCGGCCTACTCGAACGCGGAAGGCAACCGCGACAACTTCGGCTCGGCCAGCGGCTCCGGCACCTTCTTCGTGCTCGGCTACCCGAACAACGCCCAGTTCACCTTCGACGCCAACGGCCGGCTCACGCCGAACGCCACCTTCACGGCGCAGAACCTGCCCACCGACACCACCAACACGTCGATCGAGAACCTGACCGCCGACGACATCCGCCTGCACTTCGCCCGTCGCGATACGGTCGAGGTGGAGGATGAGATCATCTCCCTGCGCGCGGACTCGAAGCTCGAGTTCGGCGATGCCGACGTGCTGCGCTTCGGCGTCGACTTCGTCGGCCGCGAGAAATCCAACACGGCCTTCAACAACCTCGCGAACCAGTGTCGCCTGTGCGGCTACGCCACGCCGGTGGCGCAGAACTCGCCGCAACTCGTGCCGACCCTGCTGCAGACCTTCGACGACAGCTTCCTGAGCACGGCGGACGGCAACTTCCCGCGCGTCTTCCCGTTCTTCACCACCGGAGACCTGGAGCAGGCCTACGCCGACTCGGGCAACGCGGACGCGCTCATCGCCACCTTCGACCCCTCGGCCTCGAGCGTGGTGGAGGAGAACGTGTGGGGCACCTACTTCCAGTTCGACTTCGACGGGGAGCTCGGTCGCATTCCGTTCATGGCTAACTTCGGCACACGTTTCGCGTACACCTCGCTCACCTCGACCGGTTCCGCCGGTAGCCTCGGCTCCATCGTGAGCTCCACCCTGGTGCGTGACCCGAACGGCATGACCACCTCGAACCAGGAGTTCGAGTTCGCCGCCGGCGGTGATGTGTCGATCGACAACGACTACTTCGACGTCTTGCCGTCCTTTAACATCAACTTCGATGTGACCGACAACTACAAGTTGCGCTTGGCGGCGTCGCGTTCCCTGTCGCGCCCTACGCTGACGGACCTGTCCACCTTCTTCTCCGTCACCAGCTTCAACCCTGGCGGTGAGCAGGTGCAGTCCGCCAACCCGGAGCTGGAGGCGATCCGGGCCAACAACTTCGATCTGTCCATCGAGCGCTATGGCGACGGCGGCACCTACTTCGCCGTGGCCGCGTTCTACAAGGACATCTCGGACTTCGTCACCAACCGCGTGGTGGAGCAGACCATCACCGTGCCCCAGGTGATCCGCGAGAACGATGGCTCGATCACCGACAACGGCATCCAGGACATCAACTTCTTGGTGTTCGCCCCGCAGAACGGCGACTCCGCCGAGGTGTACGGCCTGGAGCTGGCCGCCCAGTACCTGTCGAACGCTGGCTTCGGTGTGTCCGGTAACGTGACCTTCGCCGACAGCACGGCGACCACCGACGGCGTCAGCTCGCAGCTGGAGAACATCTCGGACGTGTCGGCCAACGGCGCCGTGTTCTACGAGAACTACGGCTTCCAGGCGCGCCTGTCGGTGAACTACCGCAGCGACTACCTGATCGGTCAGACGGTGGAGGGCGGTCTGAACGAGTTCGCCGATGACTTCACCCAGGTCGATCTGTCCATGTCCTACCAGTTCAACGACACGCTCACCGTGTTCCTCGAAGGCATCAACATCTTCAATGAAGAGGTGATCCGCATCTCCGAGTTCGCCAACTCCGGTTTCCTCGAGTCCTTCGAGGAGAACGGTGCCCGTTGGGTGCTTGGCGTACGCGGCGGATTCTGA
- the glpK gene encoding glycerol kinase GlpK, producing the protein MSELIVAIDQGTTSSRTTVYGLDGEVIALAQQEFPQHYPASGWVEHDPEELWASVVTTLRDAVAKAQAKRRPGHVAAVGITNQRETVVLWDRATGAPLHRAIVWQDRRTAQRCDALRAQGLAPLITDRTGLQLDPYFSATKIAWILDQVPGARERAARGELAAGTIDCYLIWRLTGGKSHATDVTNASRTSLYDIDGGCWDEELAQAFDVPLSVLPDVHESVAQFGRIDAQVLAGDIPILGVAGDQQAASIGQGCVAPGPVKSTYGTGCFMLANTGETRLRADNGLLATIAYAVQGRTTYALEGSIFSAGSVVQWLRDALGIIAHAGETEALAASLESNDGVILVPAFNGLGAPYWDPHARAAVHGLSRGAGRAHFARAALESIAYQTDDLLQAFRGAGVEPSALNVDGGLTANAWCMQFTADVTDVAVRRPVNTETTSLGAACLAMIGHGALDDVTQVSRLWQLDRVFDPSFDAPRRDQLLDAWRAAVARTRSA; encoded by the coding sequence ATGAGCGAGCTGATCGTCGCGATCGACCAAGGCACCACCAGTTCGCGTACCACCGTGTACGGCCTCGACGGCGAGGTGATCGCCCTCGCGCAGCAGGAGTTTCCCCAGCACTACCCAGCGTCCGGTTGGGTCGAGCACGATCCTGAGGAGCTGTGGGCGAGCGTCGTCACCACCTTGCGCGACGCCGTGGCCAAGGCGCAGGCGAAGCGCCGACCGGGCCATGTCGCAGCCGTCGGCATCACCAACCAGCGCGAGACCGTCGTGCTCTGGGACCGGGCCACCGGCGCGCCCTTGCACCGGGCCATCGTGTGGCAGGATCGGCGCACGGCGCAGCGCTGCGATGCGTTGCGGGCGCAGGGCCTAGCGCCCTTGATCACTGATCGCACGGGCTTGCAGCTCGATCCCTATTTCTCCGCGACCAAGATCGCCTGGATCCTCGATCAGGTGCCGGGCGCCCGCGAGCGTGCTGCGCGCGGGGAGTTGGCGGCAGGCACGATCGACTGTTACCTGATCTGGCGCCTGACCGGCGGCAAGTCCCACGCCACGGACGTGACCAACGCCTCGCGCACGAGCCTCTACGACATCGACGGAGGCTGCTGGGACGAGGAGCTGGCGCAGGCCTTCGACGTGCCCCTCTCCGTGCTGCCCGATGTGCACGAGAGCGTCGCCCAGTTCGGACGTATCGACGCGCAGGTGCTCGCCGGCGATATCCCCATCCTCGGCGTGGCTGGCGATCAGCAGGCCGCCTCGATCGGCCAGGGTTGCGTCGCGCCGGGCCCCGTCAAGAGCACCTACGGCACCGGCTGCTTCATGTTGGCCAACACCGGCGAGACGCGCTTGCGTGCGGACAACGGACTGCTCGCCACCATCGCCTACGCCGTTCAGGGACGCACCACCTACGCCCTCGAAGGTTCGATCTTCAGTGCAGGGTCGGTGGTGCAATGGCTACGCGATGCGCTCGGCATCATCGCCCACGCGGGTGAGACCGAGGCGTTGGCCGCCTCGTTGGAGAGTAACGACGGCGTGATCCTGGTGCCCGCCTTCAACGGCCTTGGCGCGCCCTATTGGGATCCGCACGCCCGCGCCGCCGTGCACGGCTTGAGTCGCGGCGCGGGGCGCGCCCACTTCGCGCGGGCGGCCCTCGAGTCCATCGCCTACCAGACCGATGATCTGCTGCAGGCCTTCCGCGGCGCTGGTGTGGAACCCTCGGCACTGAACGTCGACGGTGGCCTCACCGCCAACGCATGGTGCATGCAGTTCACCGCGGACGTCACGGACGTGGCCGTGCGGCGGCCGGTGAACACGGAGACCACGTCCCTCGGCGCCGCCTGCTTGGCGATGATCGGTCACGGCGCCCTGGACGACGTCACGCAGGTGAGTCGCTTGTGGCAGCTCGATCGCGTGTTCGACCCGTCCTTCGATGCACCGCGACGGGACCAACTGCTCGACGCTTGGCGCGCGGCCGTCGCACGCACGCGTTCCGCCTAG
- the galK gene encoding galactokinase, which yields MSARDVEQGFVELFETPSVVIGQAPGRVNLIGEHTDYNGGMVLPAALPLSLQVALAPRSDDALYIASEQHAGITVRAFGEAPTGHWSDHLIGALQAAREAGLVSGGLHVRVTSSLPQGSGLSSSAALIVATLRAARQLAGKPTAMSDLALAQLARKVENDYLAIPCGIMDQMAVALGEVGKAMLLDTDTLDYELLPLPQEVAVCVVHSGVTRRLGDGRYGERKRECDRAGLEFGTASLCALDPREVEAARGINAISRRRARHCATEHRRVIAAGHALRRADMDALGELMRYSHLSMRDDFEMSLPIIDALVEDAEALGAIGARLTGGGFGGCIVALLPRVERDRWYSQLLERHPQAYAVI from the coding sequence ATGAGTGCTCGCGATGTGGAGCAGGGCTTCGTCGAGCTCTTTGAGACGCCGTCAGTGGTCATCGGGCAGGCGCCGGGTCGGGTCAACCTGATCGGTGAACACACGGACTACAACGGCGGCATGGTGCTACCGGCCGCCTTGCCCCTGAGCTTGCAGGTGGCGTTGGCGCCGCGCTCGGACGATGCCCTCTACATCGCTAGCGAACAGCACGCGGGCATCACCGTGCGCGCCTTTGGCGAGGCGCCCACCGGGCATTGGTCTGATCATCTGATCGGCGCCCTGCAGGCGGCCCGCGAGGCAGGCTTGGTGAGCGGTGGCTTGCACGTGCGGGTGACCTCCAGCTTGCCCCAGGGCAGTGGCCTGTCCTCGTCTGCGGCGTTGATCGTGGCCACGCTGCGCGCCGCCCGCCAGCTGGCCGGGAAGCCCACGGCAATGAGCGATCTCGCTCTCGCCCAGTTGGCGCGTAAGGTGGAGAACGACTACCTCGCCATCCCCTGCGGCATCATGGATCAGATGGCCGTGGCACTCGGCGAGGTCGGCAAAGCGATGCTCCTGGATACGGATACCCTCGACTACGAGCTACTCCCGCTGCCGCAGGAGGTCGCCGTGTGCGTGGTGCACTCGGGGGTCACGCGCCGGCTCGGGGACGGTCGCTACGGGGAGCGCAAGCGCGAGTGTGACCGCGCGGGCCTGGAGTTCGGTACCGCGAGTCTATGCGCGCTGGATCCGCGCGAGGTGGAAGCTGCCCGGGGGATCAACGCCATCAGCCGACGGCGAGCCCGCCACTGTGCGACCGAGCATCGTCGCGTGATTGCGGCGGGACACGCGCTGCGTCGCGCCGACATGGACGCCTTGGGTGAGCTCATGCGCTACTCTCACCTGTCCATGCGCGATGACTTCGAGATGTCCCTGCCCATCATCGATGCCCTGGTGGAAGATGCCGAAGCCCTGGGCGCCATCGGCGCGCGCTTGACCGGTGGTGGCTTCGGCGGTTGCATCGTCGCCCTGCTGCCCCGGGTGGAACGAGATCGTTGGTACAGCCAACTACTCGAGCGGCACCCGCAGGCCTACGCGGTCATCTAG
- a CDS encoding galactose-1-phosphate uridylyltransferase → MSNADTRSTLAQTIGGAPVHRRTHRRVDGRNVHLYGYAPHVGVPAPQPPEELARGAELRLHPLRGEWNVYAAHRQHRTFKPSTADNPLAPTAPGGPVTEIPFETFELAVFENRFTSFHPEAPMPPERPAVRAVPAHGLCEVVVYGTEPTGNLHAIGQARRRLLLAAWIDRYEALFATGCEFVLPFENRGDAVGVTLPHPHGQVYGFAQTPRMSQLAASAFAEGYDLASARAQTAATYEVYSLDGVSAWCPPYARFPYETWVLPQRRVAGPWELNEQELDAFAALLGDMTARYDALFGEPTPYMMALHAAPKGQEATYHFTAQFYPILRAPGRLKYLASVEQHTGVFTVDVMPEQAAAALRALA, encoded by the coding sequence TTGAGTAACGCAGACACGCGCAGCACCCTCGCGCAGACGATCGGTGGCGCGCCGGTGCATCGACGCACTCACCGCCGCGTGGATGGGCGCAACGTGCATCTATACGGCTACGCGCCTCACGTGGGCGTGCCAGCGCCGCAGCCGCCAGAAGAGCTCGCGCGCGGCGCGGAGTTGCGCCTCCATCCCCTGCGTGGGGAATGGAACGTGTACGCCGCGCACCGCCAGCACCGCACCTTCAAGCCCTCCACGGCGGACAACCCTCTCGCGCCTACCGCCCCTGGTGGACCGGTCACGGAGATCCCCTTCGAGACCTTCGAGCTGGCCGTGTTCGAGAATCGTTTCACGAGCTTTCACCCCGAGGCGCCGATGCCGCCGGAGCGCCCCGCGGTGCGCGCTGTGCCCGCGCATGGCCTGTGCGAAGTGGTGGTGTACGGCACCGAGCCCACGGGCAATCTGCACGCGATAGGGCAGGCGCGACGACGCCTGCTGCTGGCGGCGTGGATCGATCGCTACGAGGCCCTGTTCGCCACGGGCTGCGAGTTCGTGTTGCCCTTCGAAAACCGTGGCGATGCGGTGGGCGTGACCCTGCCCCATCCCCACGGTCAGGTGTACGGCTTCGCGCAGACGCCGCGCATGAGCCAGCTCGCCGCAAGTGCCTTCGCGGAAGGCTACGACCTCGCGTCCGCGCGGGCCCAGACCGCGGCCACCTATGAAGTGTACTCGCTGGATGGCGTGAGTGCCTGGTGCCCGCCCTACGCGCGCTTCCCCTATGAAACATGGGTGTTGCCGCAACGGCGGGTCGCAGGCCCCTGGGAGTTGAACGAGCAGGAGCTGGATGCCTTTGCGGCACTGCTCGGCGACATGACGGCTCGCTACGACGCCCTGTTCGGCGAGCCCACGCCGTACATGATGGCCCTGCACGCCGCGCCCAAGGGGCAGGAGGCGACCTACCATTTCACCGCCCAGTTCTATCCCATTTTGCGCGCGCCCGGCAGGCTGAAGTACCTCGCCTCGGTGGAGCAACACACGGGGGTGTTCACCGTGGACGTGATGCCGGAGCAGGCGGCGGCGGCCTTGAGGGCCCTGGCATGA
- the glpD gene encoding glycerol-3-phosphate dehydrogenase: protein MHTTDLLVIGGGINGAGIARDAAGRGLGVLLCEKDDLANHTSSASTKLIHGGLRYLEQYEFRLVREALREREVLLASAPHIIWPLRFVLPHEKSMRPAWLLRLGLFLYDHLGGRRELPGTGRVDLTAAPYGGVLKPEFTFGFEYSDCWVDDARLVVLNAQAAAELGADVRTRTACVGLAREGDGWLATLKQENGATFQVRARAVVNAAGPWVADVLALSAPTAQRHAVRLVKGSHVVVPKLFDGDHCYIFQNGDGRVVFAIPYEETFTLVGTTDLTYEGERNHIAIAPEEVDYICRAASEYFAKPLSADDVVWSYSGVRPLYDDNAESDSEVTREYVFDLQGKGAEAPLLSIFGGKITTYRRLAEQAIAKLAPWFPDAREPWTEQAPLPGGEGLAIDMGVFYEEQRAARPWIPPALLRRWVRLYGSCLGKMLGGAARLDDLGVHFGEGLYEREVSYLIETEFARSAEDVLWRRTKLGLRLDSQAVQHLEHWLRQRQAA from the coding sequence ATGCACACTACAGACCTGCTGGTGATCGGCGGCGGCATCAACGGCGCGGGCATCGCCCGCGACGCGGCCGGGCGTGGCCTAGGCGTCCTGTTATGTGAGAAGGACGACCTCGCCAATCACACCTCCTCGGCCAGCACCAAGCTCATCCACGGCGGCCTTCGCTACCTGGAGCAGTACGAGTTCCGCCTGGTGCGCGAAGCCCTGCGCGAGCGCGAAGTGTTGCTTGCGAGCGCGCCCCACATCATCTGGCCCCTGCGCTTCGTGCTGCCGCATGAGAAGAGCATGCGCCCTGCCTGGCTGCTGCGCTTGGGCCTGTTTCTCTACGATCACCTCGGTGGCCGTCGCGAGCTGCCGGGCACGGGTCGGGTCGATCTGACGGCCGCGCCCTATGGGGGCGTGCTCAAGCCCGAGTTCACCTTCGGTTTCGAGTACTCGGACTGCTGGGTCGACGATGCCCGCCTGGTCGTGCTCAATGCCCAGGCCGCCGCCGAACTCGGCGCCGACGTGCGCACGCGCACGGCCTGCGTTGGCCTCGCGCGCGAGGGCGATGGCTGGCTGGCCACGCTCAAGCAGGAAAACGGCGCCACCTTCCAGGTGCGGGCGCGTGCTGTGGTCAACGCCGCCGGCCCGTGGGTGGCAGACGTGCTCGCCCTGTCGGCGCCGACAGCGCAACGCCATGCGGTGCGTCTGGTGAAGGGCAGTCACGTGGTGGTGCCCAAGCTCTTCGACGGCGATCACTGCTACATTTTCCAAAACGGCGACGGCCGGGTGGTGTTCGCCATTCCCTACGAGGAGACGTTCACCCTGGTGGGCACGACGGACCTCACCTACGAGGGCGAGCGCAACCACATCGCGATCGCACCCGAGGAGGTCGACTACATCTGTCGCGCCGCCAGTGAGTACTTCGCCAAACCCCTGTCAGCGGACGACGTGGTGTGGAGCTACTCGGGCGTTAGGCCCTTGTACGACGACAACGCCGAGAGCGATTCCGAGGTCACCCGTGAGTACGTGTTCGATCTGCAGGGCAAGGGCGCCGAGGCGCCGCTACTGTCGATTTTCGGTGGCAAGATCACCACCTATAGGCGTCTGGCGGAGCAGGCCATCGCCAAGCTCGCGCCCTGGTTCCCCGACGCGCGCGAACCCTGGACCGAGCAGGCGCCCCTGCCCGGTGGCGAGGGCCTCGCCATCGATATGGGCGTCTTCTACGAGGAGCAGCGTGCGGCGCGCCCCTGGATTCCGCCGGCGCTCCTGCGGCGTTGGGTTCGCCTGTACGGATCTTGCCTAGGGAAAATGCTCGGTGGCGCGGCACGCCTGGACGATCTCGGTGTGCACTTCGGCGAGGGGTTGTACGAGCGCGAGGTCTCCTACCTCATCGAAACCGAGTTCGCGCGCAGCGCCGAGGACGTGCTCTGGCGTCGGACGAAGTTGGGCCTTCGCCTCGACTCACAGGCGGTGCAGCATCTGGAGCATTGGCTACGCCAGCGGCAGGCAGCGTAA